A section of the Acidobacteriota bacterium genome encodes:
- a CDS encoding RNA-binding domain-containing protein gives MAHGRKFRQSRRIPETERFLFEQKLTGRYSRLLDRTDVINLIRGGEDTHLEFKIRLVNTEKITAEIVALANSGGGAMMFGVNDQRRIEGLDDAEYVEHQLIDICRNQIKPALLPRIDKVFFDNGERIIVLQVDDRRAPHTTLDNRYFVRVGSTKREADAEEIASLFANSRILGHEDSPMVGVGFEEIDEALIWSYLRDLEGETFREPAGFPTAQAMHDLYLAKEYGGGLKPTFAGVLLFGRSTAVHQAIPQSSVFLTRYSGTTLDSPVVEKAEVYGNLIALFDRAFAFIKRYIDVWDARPPKPQNGQAEPISARANYSREVVIEALTNLLVHRDYSITHSPSRVLIFDDRIELINARRTNGLTRKAVELGVIAQRNPRLHHIFTRTEYGCASTLRGIPALRRTQFAFTKREPRISLLNDEFRIELAGV, from the coding sequence ATGGCACACGGCAGAAAATTTAGACAGAGCAGACGCATTCCTGAAACCGAACGTTTCCTGTTTGAGCAAAAGCTGACAGGACGTTATTCACGCTTACTTGATCGCACTGATGTTATCAATTTGATTCGCGGCGGCGAAGATACCCACCTCGAATTCAAAATCCGACTGGTCAACACCGAAAAAATCACCGCGGAAATCGTCGCCCTGGCAAATTCCGGCGGCGGCGCGATGATGTTCGGCGTCAATGACCAGCGGCGCATCGAAGGGTTGGATGATGCCGAATATGTCGAACATCAACTGATAGACATCTGTCGCAATCAAATCAAACCGGCGCTGTTGCCGCGCATCGATAAAGTGTTTTTCGATAATGGTGAACGCATCATCGTCTTGCAGGTCGATGATCGTCGCGCCCCGCACACGACGCTCGATAATCGCTATTTCGTGCGCGTCGGTTCAACCAAACGTGAAGCCGATGCAGAAGAAATCGCTTCATTGTTTGCCAACTCGCGCATCCTCGGACATGAAGATTCGCCGATGGTCGGCGTCGGGTTTGAAGAGATTGACGAAGCCCTTATCTGGAGTTATCTGCGCGACCTCGAAGGGGAAACCTTTCGCGAACCGGCGGGTTTTCCGACAGCGCAAGCCATGCACGATTTGTACTTGGCGAAAGAATATGGCGGCGGGCTTAAACCCACCTTTGCGGGTGTCTTACTCTTTGGTCGCAGCACTGCCGTGCATCAGGCGATTCCGCAAAGCAGCGTGTTTTTAACCCGCTATTCGGGAACCACGCTTGATTCACCTGTAGTTGAAAAGGCGGAAGTCTACGGCAATTTGATTGCCCTCTTTGACCGGGCATTCGCCTTCATTAAACGTTACATTGACGTATGGGACGCCAGACCGCCAAAGCCCCAGAATGGGCAAGCAGAGCCGATTTCAGCCCGTGCCAACTATTCGCGCGAGGTGGTGATTGAGGCGCTCACCAATCTTTTAGTGCATCGCGATTATTCAATTACCCATTCGCCTTCGCGGGTTTTGATATTCGATGACCGCATCGAATTGATTAATGCGCGGCGAACCAACGGGCTGACACGCAAAGCCGTCGAATTAGGCGTCATAGCGCAACGCAACCCGCGATTGCACCATATCTTCACGCGCACGGAATACGGTTGCGCTTCAACCCTGCGCGGCATCCCGGCGCTTCGCCGCACACAGTTCGCATTTACAAAACGCGAACCGCGCATCTCACTTTTAAACGATGAATTCCGTATAGAACTCGCCGGAGTTTGA
- a CDS encoding RNA 2'-phosphotransferase: MRKDLIRVSKFLSLVLRHKPEKIGITLDDAGWVEVATLLAACHQQGLQITPELLDEVVSSNDKKRFAFSEDGLKIRASQGHSIAVELDYQPLTPPELLYHGTATRFLDSIKERGLLKGSRHHVHLSADETTAIKVGARHGKPVVLIIEAARMQERGFLFYQSANGVWLTEHIAPEYIRF, translated from the coding sequence ATGCGAAAAGATTTAATCCGAGTCAGTAAATTTCTAAGTCTGGTGCTGAGACATAAACCCGAAAAAATCGGCATCACGCTTGACGATGCCGGATGGGTTGAGGTCGCAACCTTACTTGCGGCATGCCATCAACAGGGGTTGCAAATCACACCGGAATTGCTTGATGAAGTCGTCAGCAGCAATGATAAAAAACGTTTTGCCTTCAGTGAAGACGGTTTGAAAATCCGCGCCAGCCAGGGTCATTCCATTGCCGTTGAGCTTGATTACCAACCCCTCACCCCACCTGAGCTTTTGTATCACGGCACCGCGACGCGATTTTTGGATTCCATAAAAGAGCGCGGACTCCTGAAAGGTTCTCGCCACCACGTTCATCTGTCTGCCGACGAAACGACCGCTATAAAAGTCGGCGCGCGTCACGGCAAGCCTGTGGTTTTAATCATCGAAGCGGCGCGCATGCAGGAGCGTGGATTTTTGTTTTATCAATCCGCAAATGGAGTATGGCTTACCGAACACATCGCCCCCGAATATATTCGCTTTTAA
- a CDS encoding aromatic ring-hydroxylating dioxygenase subunit alpha: MTVTNTRVFNNHEKIIEGWYWAMPSRWLKRKGARAFNFFGRELVLFRSENGQVIAMDAYCPHMGAHLAEGKVEGETIRCLFHYWKFDANGQCAEIPCQQECAFVPRIQTWQVEEKYGLIWLWAGRAPSHKLPFVPELENTECDFLLANRFVKDCHPNVMMINAIDAQHFNSVHKLPVNLHLEPTILSKSAIKFLNTTEIPATHWWTRFLRRFYRQRLTYDLCYFFANTGTVTLGPDFLHFHIMFALRPTRDGRSEGQTILLTKKRRGVFGKLFSLSLLALTNVVGAYFAKGDTLIFKTIKFNLRAPIKADSSIIQFIQHAERQTTIDWGLPLQEAKPDSGHLKVVAKVRAQNFLEREAK; encoded by the coding sequence ATGACCGTGACCAACACGCGCGTCTTCAACAATCACGAAAAAATTATTGAAGGGTGGTATTGGGCTATGCCTTCGCGCTGGCTGAAACGCAAAGGCGCGCGGGCATTCAATTTTTTCGGGCGCGAGTTGGTGTTATTTAGAAGCGAGAATGGACAGGTGATTGCAATGGATGCCTATTGCCCGCACATGGGGGCGCACCTGGCAGAAGGCAAAGTCGAAGGCGAAACGATTCGCTGCCTGTTTCATTACTGGAAATTTGACGCCAACGGACAATGCGCGGAAATCCCTTGTCAACAAGAGTGTGCATTCGTACCCCGAATTCAAACCTGGCAGGTTGAAGAAAAGTATGGACTCATCTGGTTATGGGCAGGGCGCGCGCCTTCGCATAAATTGCCCTTTGTGCCGGAACTGGAAAACACCGAATGCGATTTTCTGCTCGCCAATCGCTTCGTCAAAGATTGTCATCCGAATGTCATGATGATTAATGCCATCGATGCGCAACATTTCAACTCGGTGCATAAGCTGCCGGTGAATTTGCACCTCGAACCGACGATTCTTTCCAAAAGCGCCATTAAATTTCTCAACACTACGGAGATTCCCGCGACGCACTGGTGGACAAGGTTTCTCAGGCGGTTTTATCGCCAGCGTCTCACCTATGACCTCTGCTATTTTTTCGCCAACACCGGCACCGTCACCTTGGGCCCGGATTTTTTGCATTTCCATATTATGTTTGCCTTGAGACCAACCAGAGACGGGCGAAGCGAAGGACAAACCATTCTGCTGACCAAAAAACGTCGAGGCGTGTTCGGCAAATTGTTCAGCCTGAGCTTGCTGGCGTTGACTAATGTGGTGGGCGCTTATTTTGCTAAAGGCGACACCTTGATTTTCAAGACCATCAAATTCAATTTGCGCGCGCCGATTAAAGCCGATTCGTCGATCATTCAGTTCATTCAACACGCAGAGCGACAAACGACCATTGATTGGGGCTTGCCTTTGCAAGAGGCAAAGCCCGACAGCGGGCATCTCAAAGTTGTCGCCAAGGTCCGGGCACAAAATTTTCTTGAGCGAGAAGCAAAATGA
- a CDS encoding SDR family oxidoreductase has translation MNNKTVLITGCSSGFGRLLVPEFLRAGWTVLATMRQAKARTELFKDELVDHAERLFLLSLDVTDEAERAGAFAFIAKHFNGRLDCLINNAGYGLFGAIEDLSEAQIRHQMEVNFFGLALLTQKLLPHLRSAKGRIINLSSVLGITGMPLAVMYCASKFAIEGFSEGLYHELKPHGVQVAIVEPGGFRTNFIEKQAWGEKSFDEHSVYREQTRAYMGFREKRASGAGTSPRPVIDAVMRLARMNKMPMRVRCGKDAKSVYAAKRLLPEKIQTVVFSSVYDKIYSTKK, from the coding sequence ATGAATAATAAAACGGTTTTGATTACGGGATGTTCTTCAGGGTTCGGACGATTGCTGGTGCCGGAATTTTTACGCGCCGGTTGGACAGTGCTGGCGACCATGCGACAGGCAAAAGCGCGCACGGAACTGTTCAAAGATGAACTGGTTGACCATGCCGAACGGTTGTTTCTGCTTTCGCTTGATGTCACCGATGAAGCGGAACGCGCTGGGGCATTTGCATTCATCGCCAAACATTTCAATGGCAGACTCGATTGTTTGATTAACAATGCCGGTTACGGACTGTTCGGCGCGATTGAAGATTTATCCGAAGCGCAAATTCGCCACCAGATGGAGGTCAATTTTTTCGGACTGGCGCTGCTCACGCAAAAACTGTTGCCGCACCTGCGAAGCGCAAAGGGGCGCATTATCAATCTATCTTCGGTTTTAGGGATTACCGGGATGCCGCTGGCGGTAATGTATTGCGCCAGTAAATTTGCCATCGAAGGGTTTTCCGAAGGGCTGTATCACGAACTCAAACCGCATGGTGTGCAGGTCGCGATTGTCGAACCCGGCGGCTTTCGTACCAACTTCATCGAAAAACAGGCGTGGGGCGAAAAGAGTTTCGATGAACATTCGGTGTATCGTGAACAAACCAGGGCGTACATGGGCTTTCGCGAAAAACGCGCATCGGGTGCGGGCACCTCGCCGCGTCCCGTAATTGATGCGGTAATGCGGCTCGCAAGAATGAATAAAATGCCGATGCGGGTGCGCTGTGGAAAAGATGCCAAAAGTGTTTATGCGGCAAAGCGCCTCTTGCCGGAAAAAATCCAGACCGTCGTCTTTTCATCGGTCTATGACAAAATCTATTCGACAAAAAAATAG
- a CDS encoding peroxiredoxin, giving the protein MALRLGDTAPDFAAETTEGAINFHEWLGDSWGVLFSHPKDYTPVCTTELGAAARLKPEFEKRNVKIIGLSVDPLDSHQGWAADIEETQGQALNFPVIADADRKVSDLYDMIHPNASDTFTVRSVFVIGPDKKVKLTLTYPASTGRNFDELLRVIDSLQLTAKHSVATPVNWKHGEDVIIVPALSDEQAKEKFPEGWKTLKPYLRVVKQPGN; this is encoded by the coding sequence ATGGCTTTAAGATTAGGAGATACCGCGCCTGATTTCGCAGCGGAAACCACCGAAGGCGCGATTAATTTTCATGAATGGCTCGGCGATAGCTGGGGAGTTTTGTTTTCCCACCCGAAAGATTACACGCCCGTTTGCACGACTGAACTTGGCGCAGCCGCTCGACTCAAACCTGAATTTGAAAAACGCAATGTCAAAATCATCGGTCTCAGTGTTGACCCGCTTGATTCGCACCAAGGCTGGGCAGCCGACATCGAAGAAACTCAGGGGCAGGCATTGAACTTTCCGGTCATTGCCGATGCTGACCGCAAGGTATCTGACCTTTACGATATGATTCACCCGAATGCCAGCGACACCTTCACGGTGCGTTCGGTCTTCGTCATCGGTCCCGATAAAAAGGTCAAACTGACACTGACCTATCCGGCAAGCACCGGTCGCAATTTCGATGAACTGTTGCGCGTCATCGATTCATTGCAACTCACCGCCAAACACAGCGTCGCAACTCCTGTGAACTGGAAGCATGGCGAAGATGTGATCATCGTTCCGGCGCTTTCTGACGAACAGGCAAAAGAGAAATTCCCCGAAGGCTGGAAGACCCTCAAACCCTATCTGCGCGTCGTCAAACAACCGGGAAACTGA
- a CDS encoding ABC transporter permease, which yields MSGFYIFHSGFRIAVHEANLYNPTFFMDNLVLSNLFYRKTRTLTTMAGVALGVALVVLTVGIVNGFLNEQGRRNSAVTAEIIYFPPGGILNLSPMLQIKQDVLEQIRQIEGVAEVVPLGQLNKDNRSINGIEYESYTRVSGMRVVEGRPFTSSDEVIVDRVLQRERKLKLGDEIELLDRKFRVVGVYEPESFARIKIPLSTLQAYLNRPGLCSQVLIKVKDPNQQEAIAQQIKAQFPDGDIQLTRDLPILYARGTPALQTFLRVVIGLAIVISSLVILLAMYTTVIERTRQIGVLKSLGASKGWIAGEIEKEALLISLMGVLTGFGLSLLGSMLIQRLSSVRVELQPSWFVYTFIIGLVAGCLGALYPAIRAANQDPVKALSYE from the coding sequence GTGAGTGGTTTTTATATTTTTCATAGCGGATTTCGCATTGCTGTACACGAAGCGAATCTCTACAATCCTACATTCTTTATGGATAATCTGGTTTTATCGAATCTTTTCTATCGCAAGACAAGAACGCTCACCACTATGGCAGGCGTGGCGCTTGGCGTCGCCCTCGTGGTGCTCACCGTCGGCATCGTCAACGGTTTTTTGAATGAGCAGGGGCGGCGCAATTCCGCAGTCACCGCTGAAATCATTTACTTTCCGCCGGGCGGTATTTTAAATCTCTCGCCGATGTTGCAAATCAAACAGGATGTTCTGGAACAGATTCGTCAAATCGAAGGCGTCGCCGAAGTTGTGCCACTCGGGCAACTCAACAAAGATAATCGCAGCATCAACGGCATCGAATACGAATCTTACACGCGGGTTTCGGGCATGCGCGTCGTCGAGGGCAGACCGTTTACCAGCAGCGATGAAGTCATCGTTGACCGCGTCCTGCAACGCGAACGAAAACTCAAACTCGGTGATGAGATTGAGTTACTCGATAGAAAATTTCGCGTCGTCGGTGTTTATGAACCCGAATCGTTTGCGCGCATCAAAATCCCGCTCTCGACTTTGCAAGCCTATCTCAACCGTCCGGGACTGTGTTCGCAGGTGCTTATCAAAGTCAAAGACCCGAACCAACAGGAAGCTATCGCTCAGCAAATCAAAGCGCAATTCCCTGACGGCGACATTCAACTCACACGCGATTTGCCGATTTTATATGCGCGCGGCACACCTGCGCTGCAAACTTTTTTGCGCGTCGTCATCGGGCTTGCCATCGTCATCAGTTCACTGGTCATCCTGCTTGCGATGTACACCACAGTTATTGAACGCACGCGGCAAATCGGCGTGTTGAAAAGCCTCGGCGCCTCGAAAGGCTGGATTGCCGGAGAGATTGAAAAAGAGGCGTTGCTCATCAGTTTGATGGGCGTGCTCACAGGTTTTGGGTTATCGCTTCTCGGTTCAATGCTGATTCAACGCCTGTCATCGGTGCGCGTCGAATTGCAGCCCTCATGGTTTGTCTACACCTTCATCATCGGGCTGGTGGCAGGTTGTCTGGGCGCGCTGTATCCGGCGATTCGCGCCGCCAATCAAGACCCGGTAAAGGCGCTTAGTTACGAATAA
- a CDS encoding zinc ribbon domain-containing protein: MPIFEYVCQECKHQFELLVRESTKLECPTCKSAKLEKQLSVFAAVGSSTTLTRREMPVAPCGSCGDPRGAGSCSMN; this comes from the coding sequence ATGCCGATTTTTGAGTACGTTTGCCAGGAATGTAAACATCAATTCGAGTTGCTGGTTCGCGAGTCAACCAAACTCGAATGCCCGACGTGTAAAAGCGCCAAGCTTGAAAAACAGCTATCGGTGTTTGCGGCGGTTGGAAGTTCAACGACACTTACGCGCCGCGAAATGCCGGTTGCGCCTTGTGGCAGTTGCGGCGACCCGCGCGGCGCAGGCTCCTGCTCGATGAATTAA
- a CDS encoding aminotransferase class V-fold PLP-dependent enzyme, which yields MNNHIRSLFPVTENFIYFNHAAVCPLSTRVRDAMRWLVDDVTTNGSSHFFDWCDRFEQVREAAARLVNARPSEIAFMKNTSDALSTVANGIRWQEGDNVIATNVDFPTNIYPWMRLQQTRGIELKLVSERDGRIDADELISLIDERTRVVSISWVQFSSGFRADIARLGKACRARDVIFMIDAIQGLGGFTLDVARDYVDAFAADAHKYLLGPEGSALLYISERILERIEPTVVGWMSVNDFDNHLDYKLNYRPGALRFECGTLNTVGVYGMGAAIDLFLEVGAAVIEEYLLDLSEYLAGRLQEKGYSIYGSRRRQEISAIVTCTHPRHTPKELYHLLQEKNIITAPRVGRLRISPHFYNIREEVDALIDALPQ from the coding sequence ATGAACAACCACATTCGTTCGCTTTTTCCGGTAACAGAAAATTTCATTTACTTCAATCACGCGGCGGTTTGTCCGCTATCGACCCGTGTGCGCGATGCCATGCGCTGGCTGGTTGATGATGTGACCACCAACGGCTCATCTCATTTTTTCGATTGGTGTGACCGCTTTGAACAGGTGCGCGAGGCGGCGGCGCGACTGGTCAACGCTCGCCCAAGCGAAATCGCCTTCATGAAAAATACCTCGGATGCGCTCTCGACCGTGGCAAATGGTATACGGTGGCAAGAAGGCGATAATGTCATCGCTACCAATGTCGATTTTCCGACCAATATCTATCCGTGGATGCGCTTGCAACAGACGCGCGGCATCGAGTTGAAGTTGGTTTCGGAACGCGATGGGCGCATTGATGCTGATGAATTGATTTCCCTGATTGATGAACGCACGCGGGTGGTGAGCATCAGTTGGGTGCAATTTTCAAGCGGCTTTCGCGCTGACATCGCTCGCCTTGGCAAAGCCTGTCGGGCGCGCGATGTGATTTTTATGATTGATGCGATTCAGGGACTCGGCGGGTTTACTCTCGATGTGGCGCGTGATTATGTAGACGCTTTTGCGGCGGATGCGCATAAGTATCTACTTGGCCCCGAAGGCTCGGCGTTGCTGTATATCTCAGAGCGTATTCTTGAGCGCATCGAACCAACAGTGGTCGGCTGGATGTCGGTAAATGATTTTGATAATCATCTGGATTACAAGCTGAATTATCGTCCGGGGGCTTTGCGTTTTGAATGCGGCACGTTGAATACCGTAGGGGTTTACGGGATGGGCGCGGCGATTGATCTATTCTTAGAGGTCGGCGCGGCAGTGATTGAGGAGTATCTTCTGGATTTGAGTGAATACTTAGCCGGGCGTTTGCAGGAGAAAGGTTACAGCATTTATGGTTCGCGCCGTCGCCAGGAAATTTCTGCGATTGTCACCTGCACGCATCCGCGCCATACGCCGAAAGAACTGTACCACTTGCTCCAGGAGAAAAATATTATCACTGCGCCGCGTGTCGGCAGGCTGAGGATTTCGCCGCATTTTTACAACATCCGTGAAGAGGTCGATGCGTTGATTGATGCGTTGCCGCAATAG
- a CDS encoding lysylphosphatidylglycerol synthase transmembrane domain-containing protein: MKKNFFKRLQIVFLIAGLVLFVYLIRQTGLDTLAHYLQMMGWGFVVIIALSAIRNYARAASLYYAIDPLHRQVNFFSLTNVMLAGEAIKYLTATGPFLSEPAKAAMVRRQIPMVKGVSSIAIENMIYYLSVFMFMLSGLPLFAWLTEMPRAIKITGIITTGSMVVIGLLTWFSVRRRGYILARMLTWIAKLTRRNFASVTVKTREVETNIYEFYEQRMGAFYLILALNLFAHLVNVVEVYLILQFMELPATVLASFAIETITKLINFVFFFVPTRAGVYESGNAYVLGLLGMTAGAGVALAIIRKIRAFVWVGYGLAIIGLMTFKDKPHERQP; this comes from the coding sequence ATGAAAAAGAATTTCTTCAAACGATTGCAAATCGTTTTTCTCATTGCGGGACTTGTGCTGTTTGTCTATCTCATCCGGCAAACCGGACTCGACACCCTGGCGCATTATTTACAAATGATGGGCTGGGGCTTTGTGGTTATCATCGCGCTTTCGGCTATACGAAACTATGCGCGGGCGGCTTCACTTTATTATGCCATTGACCCCCTGCACCGGCAGGTGAATTTTTTTAGCCTGACGAATGTCATGCTTGCCGGTGAAGCCATCAAATATTTAACCGCCACGGGACCGTTTTTGAGTGAACCGGCGAAAGCCGCAATGGTGCGCCGGCAAATTCCGATGGTTAAGGGCGTGTCATCCATCGCCATCGAAAACATGATTTATTACCTCTCGGTGTTTATGTTTATGTTGTCGGGATTGCCATTGTTTGCCTGGCTCACTGAAATGCCGCGCGCCATCAAAATTACCGGCATCATAACGACCGGTTCAATGGTGGTGATTGGCTTGCTCACCTGGTTTTCAGTGCGCCGTCGCGGTTACATTCTGGCGCGTATGTTGACGTGGATTGCCAAACTCACAAGAAGAAATTTCGCTTCAGTGACGGTCAAAACCCGCGAGGTTGAAACCAACATTTATGAATTTTATGAACAGCGGATGGGAGCGTTTTACCTGATTCTGGCGCTCAATTTATTTGCGCACCTGGTCAATGTGGTTGAAGTTTATTTAATTTTGCAATTTATGGAACTGCCAGCCACGGTGCTTGCGAGTTTTGCCATTGAAACGATTACTAAACTAATCAACTTCGTCTTCTTTTTCGTGCCGACCCGCGCAGGCGTCTATGAAAGCGGTAATGCTTATGTGCTCGGTCTGCTCGGTATGACGGCGGGCGCAGGCGTGGCGCTTGCCATCATTCGCAAAATTCGCGCTTTTGTGTGGGTCGGGTACGGGTTGGCAATCATCGGCTTGATGACTTTTAAAGACAAACCTCATGAGCGGCAACCGTAA
- a CDS encoding DUF433 domain-containing protein, translated as MKPNKIALRQITKIYGQDPREIPAYSILQASRYLKMPFETLRSWIRGRHYPTKEGDTRYFEPVIFLPEENIPRLSFMNLVEAHVLSGMRRIENVPFYKVRHALEYLKREFPSKHPLADQLFQTDGVDLFIEHLGQIINVSRNGQMEMREVVEKYLRRIDRDFKNLPVRLYPFLKTNPTDEEPRRVVIDPLLSFGKPVLAVVGVPTEVIAERFYAHETTDQLAKDYGCTREEIEEALRYEASARRAA; from the coding sequence ATGAAACCCAATAAGATTGCCCTAAGGCAGATTACAAAAATCTATGGGCAAGATCCGAGAGAGATTCCGGCCTACAGTATTTTACAAGCATCAAGGTATTTGAAAATGCCTTTTGAAACACTTCGGTCATGGATTAGAGGAAGGCACTACCCAACTAAAGAAGGTGATACACGCTACTTTGAACCAGTCATCTTTCTGCCGGAAGAAAATATACCTCGCCTCTCATTTATGAACCTAGTAGAAGCACACGTCCTAAGTGGAATGCGAAGAATAGAAAATGTTCCATTTTACAAAGTTCGTCATGCACTAGAGTATTTAAAGCGAGAGTTTCCATCCAAACACCCTCTTGCCGACCAACTTTTTCAAACTGATGGCGTGGATTTATTCATTGAGCATTTAGGGCAAATTATCAATGTTTCCCGAAATGGGCAGATGGAGATGCGCGAAGTTGTGGAGAAATATTTACGGCGAATAGATCGGGACTTTAAAAATTTGCCCGTACGATTGTATCCATTTCTCAAGACTAACCCTACAGACGAAGAGCCTCGCAGGGTAGTAATCGACCCTCTTTTATCCTTTGGTAAACCTGTTCTTGCAGTTGTCGGAGTTCCAACCGAAGTTATAGCCGAAAGATTTTATGCACACGAAACGACGGATCAATTAGCTAAGGATTATGGTTGCACACGGGAAGAAATCGAGGAAGCACTCAGGTACGAAGCTTCCGCCAGAAGAGCAGCTTAA
- a CDS encoding helix-hairpin-helix domain-containing protein has translation MRRFALSLIALSLVACTQPAPTQIDGQPTTNRHPNQPCVNLNTATAEELKALPEIGEVLASRIIEYRERHGNFRRPTDVIIIEGLTETKYRAFADRVCVE, from the coding sequence ATGCGACGATTTGCGCTGTCACTCATCGCCCTATCACTGGTTGCCTGCACGCAACCTGCGCCAACTCAAATTGATGGGCAACCGACGACCAACCGCCATCCGAATCAGCCTTGTGTGAATTTGAACACGGCAACGGCGGAGGAGTTGAAAGCCTTGCCGGAAATCGGTGAGGTGTTAGCCAGTCGCATCATCGAATACCGCGAACGCCACGGTAATTTTCGCCGCCCGACAGACGTCATCATCATCGAAGGTTTAACCGAAACCAAATACCGCGCTTTTGCCGACCGCGTGTGTGTTGAATAA
- a CDS encoding asparaginase, giving the protein MLNRSPQNPILVEVRRGGIVEAVHRGAIVAVEPDGKVIAALGNIDFITSTRSAIKPIQAIPFITSGAADRFNITQAELAVVCASHSGEAFHTKTVAALLERAGLRESDLRCGAHPPYHEATAKQLERDGLPFTQLHNNCSGKHTGMLATCVHRQLPTENYPAKEHPVQRDIISIFTRLAGLAENLPTAVDGCSAPTFGVPLNALALAFARLVEASTDRDRVAETGSGSQFQAEHLTPQLAEAARRVTYAIAARRIVAAMTAHPEMVGGTARFDTDLMGAANRKLICKVGAEAVHVVGVLPCAKYPCGLGIAIKIDDGAYRGLNPAVVETLAQLGVLDDSEQAELAQYHQPVIKNVRGLEVGEIRAVFDLR; this is encoded by the coding sequence ATGCTCAATCGGAGTCCACAAAATCCCATACTGGTTGAAGTCCGGCGCGGCGGCATTGTCGAAGCTGTACATCGCGGCGCGATTGTCGCCGTTGAACCGGACGGAAAAGTGATTGCCGCACTTGGCAACATAGACTTCATCACCTCGACGCGCTCGGCAATCAAACCGATTCAGGCGATTCCTTTTATCACCAGCGGCGCAGCCGACCGGTTCAACATCACCCAAGCCGAACTCGCCGTGGTGTGCGCTTCGCATAGCGGCGAAGCTTTCCACACCAAAACCGTCGCCGCACTACTTGAACGCGCGGGACTCAGGGAAAGCGATTTGAGGTGTGGCGCGCATCCGCCTTATCATGAAGCCACCGCCAAACAACTCGAACGCGACGGTCTGCCGTTTACCCAACTTCATAATAATTGTTCAGGCAAACACACGGGGATGCTCGCAACCTGTGTGCATCGCCAGTTGCCGACGGAAAACTACCCGGCGAAAGAACATCCGGTGCAGCGCGACATTATTTCAATTTTCACGCGCCTCGCGGGACTCGCTGAAAATCTGCCGACCGCAGTTGACGGGTGCAGCGCGCCGACTTTTGGCGTGCCGCTCAACGCTCTGGCACTCGCTTTTGCCAGGCTGGTTGAAGCCTCAACAGACCGCGACCGCGTGGCTGAAACCGGCTCCGGTAGCCAGTTTCAAGCTGAACACCTCACGCCACAACTTGCCGAAGCAGCACGGCGCGTGACCTACGCGATTGCAGCGCGGCGCATCGTTGCCGCAATGACCGCGCATCCTGAAATGGTCGGCGGCACGGCGCGTTTCGATACCGATTTGATGGGCGCGGCAAATCGAAAACTGATTTGCAAAGTCGGCGCAGAGGCAGTTCATGTCGTCGGCGTTTTACCATGCGCGAAATACCCTTGTGGTTTAGGCATCGCTATAAAGATTGATGACGGCGCGTACAGAGGCTTGAACCCTGCGGTCGTTGAAACGCTCGCGCAACTCGGCGTGTTGGACGACAGCGAACAAGCCGAACTCGCTCAATATCACCAGCCGGTGATAAAAAATGTTCGCGGATTAGAAGTTGGTGAAATCCGCGCGGTGTTTGATTTAAGATGA